Genomic segment of Sebastes fasciatus isolate fSebFas1 chromosome 3, fSebFas1.pri, whole genome shotgun sequence:
agatgccgttaggagcaccggaggacaccggaggacaccggaggacaccggaggacaccggaggacaccggaggacaacggaggacaccggaggacaccggaggacaacggaggacacagaggcacatgatttttttcaggttacgtgtttcatgtattactgtcacgatatagcgaccgttttataaaaataactttttttaatcatatttgctccaatctcgcctacttgcGACAAAGTTGGAATGAGAATGATTTGGCTGGCCCCTGCATATGTGTGTTTAATAACAGATATGCTGGCAAAGAAGGATTTAAAATTGAATGGCAATGAATTAATGACGGCAGCATGTGGTGGAGAGGCCAAATCATCAGTTCAAACAGTGCGATTCACTCCTGGAAGGAAGGGGATGCAGGCGATGAATGCAGGCGTTATTACAGagtaggcctttttcacagctcacattttgacatgtcgtAGTTGGAAGTATTAttcataacattaatgatggctgcatTCCAAgcattgtgcatgctggctcgcAGGCGGGGCTTACTGGAATACTTAATTGGAGCAGAgctattattaatatgtgcttttcctgcaatgacaattcaaatgtctgctgtgaaaaagctcactcatcactcactcatcttcaaccgcttatccggggtcgggtcgcaggggcaacagctccagcagggcaccccaaacttccctttcccgggccacattaaccagctctgactgggggatcccgaggcgttcccaggccagagtggAGATATAAAGTGGGTTCAAATCTGACCTGCGGCTATTTCCGCATGTCGCcccctgtctctgtcctcatTTCTAGACTGTCCACTCTCCTGTCAATAAAGGCttgaaatgccaaaaaaaaaaaatctttaaaaaaattccGTTTtcataggaaacaacttggttaggtttaggaaacaaaactacttagttaggtttaggaaaagattgtggaagTGGAGTTACTCAAGTACGGAACTTACATGACCAACGTCTCTCGGgatacaaacaccggtctcctgggcgaaagtctggtgtttttttacccactcatccaccccatcctcctccctacgctgcgtttgtcgctctttcctggttcacgattacgcaAATTACATACAagttgattttgtgggatatatacaaattatagtgcattacttttcgtaggtatagctaccaGCGGGGTATGAGAACAACCTGAGTGCATTGGTGTCCCTCACATAGATTTGGCTGTGACCTTACTTTTGATAATTAGaaagtcaaaataaaataccaacAAACCAGTTTGCTTGCATACATACGTCATGGAGAAAGAGTTTTGGCCATTCATTGCTTAACAATGAATTGCTCTTCAACTTGATTAGCAAGTgttcacacacaaagagagaagagaTGCAAAAATAGATAGTGGCGATTCAGGTTTTAATCCAGACCCAAGTCCCTCCCACATTTTAACCACCCAACCCTGCTCTGTTCAACATCTTCACTTTGCTTCATTCAGAGATCAGAACTGAATTTTGGATTACAAGGATTACTCCGGTTGCTTTTTTGCTGTATTTTCTGTTGCTTAGAGGCTTTTTCCTGCTCCTTTAGCAGATATCATGGAAAAGGGTCAGGACCCACCACCGCCGTACCCCGGTCTCCCTATGGACAACAACGTGGGAGTCTACCAAGCTCAGCCTGGCATCCAAGCTCAGCCTGGCTTCCAAGCTCAGCCTGGCTACCAGCCCAGTAAGAGATCAGGGACCCTCATCTGAGTCATTTTACCTGcatattttactgtaatgtagctCTTATATTCTTGAGTTAATTGTGTCATTTTAGTCCATGTGGTAATCGGAGCCTCTTGGCAGCTTGTTTATCACTCTGTTCTTTAGCTAAACGTTACTCAAACTTAATGTCTCTTTCTCATAGGCTATCAAGCTCAAAGTGTTACTTACCAGTACAGCCTACAACAACCTCAGTTCGTCCAACCCGGTGAGTGTCTATTTCCAACAGTTTCTAACATGTTAAAATAACTTTGAATAGAATAAAGCAAAACCTCTGAGAGCTTTGAGTTCAGTGACGGGTTGGTGAGGAGGTGTGGACTGTCAGTGGGTGATACAGGGTGTTGGGTGTGTCCTTCACAGTGAGCCAGGTGGTAGTGGTTCAGAACCTGCCGGAGGCTTTTCCCGGACAGATGGTGTGTCCTCAATGCCAAAGCACTATTGTCACTAAAGTCAAGTACAAAGCTGGTCTGTGCACCTGGATGATCTGTGGCATAATAACACTCTTTGGGTGAGTAGAGAacccaacaacacacacagtcacgccCATATTAACATCATACAGGGATTTAGTGGAATCAATTAATCTTTCCTCTTTAACATAAAATAGTTTTACTAATTTCGAGTTAACttataatattaatttatattttcagaCAACTTCAGAATTTATAAATGAGTTcacttgagtgttttttttttttttttactttaatgaaAAGCTGAATTAATGTACTGCTGAGAGTTTGCTcaactcattaaaaaaacatacatgatGAAACTTGCTGTGTGTCTTAAATGCATGTTAAGATAAGTCATAGTTGTTTCTTAtcatgataataaaaacaaagcgAACCACAAAGAAGGTTAGTATGGAGTCCAGTCCCCAGTGCACTCATGATGTAATGGTATCACTGGAAGCAGCAGTGACCACAACAGCAGGAGACACAAATTAacatcttaaagggatagtttaggtgttttgaagtggggttgtatgaggtacttatctatagtcagtgtattacctacagtagatggcggtcggcacgcctccagtttggagaagctgACAGGAGTTATCGCAAgggagcaaagcgatgtacaGCTGTGGACGGCACAGCGGCAAAACATAgtttagccacttaaaagaaaggcccacctaaaaatattaatatcagtttaagtgtccgctatatttagaatatagcGGACAGCTATACAATCTACGTCTCCGatagggaactgaagccgttatctatgctctcgccaaatcAACCATGGTGAGACCAAATTCACCAaagtagcacaaacaaactaaccgaagcttagatggatacaacggcttcagtttcccctcggaaaggactgtctgacggcagggtaaaccggcgaaaatattctaaatatagcgtacacttttttttaggtgagtctttcttttagaaggctaaaatatgttttgctgccggcatcgtccacagcagtacagtgCTTTTTTTCCGTGCTGTAaatcctgtctgcttctccaaactggaggcgtgccgaccgccatctactgtaggtaatacactgactatggataagtacctcatacaaccccacttcaaaacaccctaCTATCCCTTTATGTATGTTGC
This window contains:
- the LOC141764061 gene encoding lipopolysaccharide-induced tumor necrosis factor-alpha factor homolog, which gives rise to MEKGQDPPPPYPGLPMDNNVGVYQAQPGIQAQPGFQAQPGYQPSYQAQSVTYQYSLQQPQFVQPVSQVVVVQNLPEAFPGQMVCPQCQSTIVTKVKYKAGLCTWMICGIITLFGCFLFCLIPFCVIPFCVDDCKDVEHCCPNCERVLHVYKRR